A segment of the Pseudomonas versuta genome:
GCTGTGGTACACGCTGACGTTCGGCGTCTCGGCCAATTCGGCGTTGACCGCGCTCAGGCGTAGCGCCCTGGGGTTGATGTCCACCGCCAGCACCTCAGCGTCATGGCGCGCACGCGCCACCAGCAAGGCACCGGCGCCCGAGCCGCAGCCGATGTCCACGGCGCGGTGGATCGGCGCAAAGCGCTCGCGCAGGCAGTCGTCAATGACTCCGGCAAAACGGTAGGTGTCGGGGCCGAAAAACACCGAGTCCGCGTCCTCGGTTGGAAACGCCGAATGCGCCAGCAGCAACGGGCCCAAGCTAGACCAGCGTACCGTGCTGCACCAACGCCCATGCGCCTTGACGACAATGCCGGTCTCTTGCAACTCACGCCATTCGGCGGTCTCGAACACCTGCGCATCAAAGGGGCGCGACCAGCCGAAAATCCCGCGCATGTCGCTTGCCGGCGCATTATCAAAACGGGCGATGACCCGTTGGTGAGTCAGCGGCGTGGGCGTAATAAAGCGATAGTCATCCGCCTGCAAGCGGCGGCCCAAGTGCAGCAGCGCCCGGTCGGCACGGGATTGGACCGATGAAATGGGCGGCGTAGAATATAGCAGCGGATCGGCCATGGGCGCATTCCTTGTCAATCAGCGCAGGCGTGCGCGCAGTTCAATAAAACGCCGAGTGGCGAACAAGCCAGCGGGGCGATGATGACGGTCAGGGCGCAGCCACGGTAACAACAGGGCTAACGGCTGCTCGCCGTTGTGTGACGCTAGTGCCACTTGGAGCGCATGAATTTCGGGGTCGTCGGGCGTGGTTGCATTCGCTTCTGGCGACACGGGCAGCGCCGGGCGTGGGCGCGGAATACGTTTTGCATCGCACCATTCCCCGGCGATCCAGTCGCGCAGCAATTGTTTTTCATAACCACTGAACACGCCGAACATGGCGGCCCCTGCGCCGTCGATCAGTTGCCAGAAACGGCTATCTTCAGGGGCTTGGTGCCGCTTGATCCAGCCCTTGTCCTGCAGGGCTTGCAGGAAACCGCGAACCTGCCCCGGTTGCGACAGCCATTGATTGACAGTCTTGCCTTCAAAGCGGCAGTAATCGGAATGCATGTGCTGGCCGAACGGGCGCTTGCGCTCAAGCATCGCGACCAGTTCGTGTTCCAGGGCAAACGCCTGAATGACGGCCGTGGAGCCCACGCCAAGGTCGTTCAGCTGGTAACCGCGGCGCACCCGTTGCCAATACACGGTCGCGTCCATACCTTGGGGCATCAACGCCAGAACCGCTTGGACCGCACGGCGGGCGTGGCCGCTGCTAGCGTTGTCGATGGTCACATGAAGGCTGAAATAATAGGGGTCGATGCCCAGCTCCGTGAGCTCGTAGGCGCAGATGAGCAGGTGCAGCGGCAGTTGTTCATAGCCTAGGTTATAGCCGACGATTTCCGGCATGTGCCCTTGGGCGCTGTGGCCCAGCGCCAACTGGATGGCGCCTTGGTGAAAGTGTTGATCTTGCCAGTCGAAATCGCCGTCGCAACCTTGCTCGGCCAACAGGCGCTGGTAAATCGCGACATGGTTCTGCGCCGACTCGCCGTCGCCGAGCTCTTCCAGGTAGGTGGTCAAAAGCCCGTCGTAGCGATAATCCGGCCAGTGCGCAAGCAGCCCGTAGAGCCAGGCACCGTCGACGTGTTTGGTCGGCGCCACGCATTGCAGGAAATACAGGGCGTGAGCTTTATTTTGAAAATAGCGGCGGTCGCCGCCTTGCTGTCGACCTTGCAGATACTGCGCGTATGCCTGGGCCACCGCGGTGCAATTGTGTTCAACCCACTCCATCAGTTGGTCAGGCGATGATGGCAACGGCGCATCGTCAGCGGGTCCGACGCGCTCCAGCTGTGCCTCCAGGAAATCTGCCGCCTGCTGTGAAGTTTTGGCATCCCAATCGGTAAGCAGACTGTGGTACTGGCTGCGCAAAGTACCCTCATGCTGCCACTGGCTGGACGCATTTTTCAGGGTTTGAAAGACAGTCATAAACGGCTCCTTGGGTGGCGGACCAGGCGCATCCTCCAGCGGCCCCCGGTAGGCAGGTACACGCTGAGTGCAACGGGACAAAACAGGAAGGCTATGCAACCGGGCAATGCAGGCATGGCAGGCTCCATCCGCAAATTTTTATTCGGGCCTACGCGACTGCGAAGGCCTGTTACAGGGCGCTTTTTTTTTGCGCCTCTATTACGAAAGAGCTGCACGCTGCGAAAAAATTCCATCGGCGTTCGCCCGCACCTGACCAAGTGATGGGTTGGCCCGCAACGCGTCCAACCGCCTCAAGGCTTCAAGCGTTTTTCGTCTTCAGGCCCTGGGGTAACCCGCGTGCCATTACCGTTGGAATCCGGGTTGCGCTCGCCTTCCCTGGAGACGCGCTCATCGTCGCTGAGCCCTTGGCCGAGGTCTTTTTCCGGAAGCTGTTCAGACGTGTCGTATTGAGGGGTGGTGGATGGTGTATTCATCGGCATAGCCTCCTCGGCTGAATCATAGGGGATGATTGAAATTTTTCCGTTGCGCTCCAGAATCGCGAATTTGATCTGGCTTATATCAACAATGCCCTGCCCGGATCGCGACGCTTCAAGAATGTCTTCTTCGTCCAGTCGCGCGTGCTTCAAGCGCTGGTGGAGCACGCGGCCCTGCTCGACCAAAATGGTCGGCCCGCCGTCGAGCAGGCGCGAAAAGCCCAGCGAACGCTGCTTGACCAATGAGAAACCGATGTCGATCGCGATCAGCGTGACAATCACCAGCACCGCATTGACCAACGAGAAATCATCGCCCAGCAATGCCTGTTGTGTGGCCTCGCCAATCACCATCAACAACACCAGGTCGAAGGTGGTGAGTTCCGCCAGGGAGCGCCGGCCGGCGATCTTGAACAGCACCATCAGCACCAGGTAAATCGCGGCTGCACGCAAGACCGAATCCATGGGCGCCTCTAGGGATAAATGAATTGAGAGAAGCGCACAGAAGCCCCGCCCGTCCGCGACACCCGGGTCGCAAAGCTGCCTACGCCGTCATTGCGCAGGGTCAGGTGCAACGTTGCCTGGCCGTCGTTATCGCTCATCAGCCACAGCTTCACGCCGTCGCCGGCGGCGCTGGCCTTGAGCGGCTGAGGCTGCAGCATTTCAATATTGAAACCGCGCAGCAGCTCGCCCTTGATCTCGACCTCAAGGGTTTCGCGCGCCCGGCCCTGCAGGTGAACCACCAGCCCGTCGGAGGAACCGTTGCGCAGGAAACGCTGGTACTCCACACGCAACTGCCCATCGGCACCGCGCACTTCAGCGGTACTCAGCGGCCCCTTGGAGAACAACCCAGCCAATGTCAGCCCCATCAACACTACCAGCGCATACCAGCCCAACCGCTCGAAGCGCCAGACCTTGCGCTGCAAGGCCATGTCTTCTTTTACCGGGTAGTGGCGGCTCTTCAGGTCGTCAGGTTTTGGGGCGTTCATGTCGGTCTTGCTCAACCCTTGCTGTGCTCGGGCGAAGACGGTCCCTTGGTGACGCCACGCGGGCCGGCAATGGCCCATATGGCTGCGCCTAAAAACGGCAACAGCACGACAACTGCCGTCCAGCCGACCTTGCTCCCTGACGCGTTATCGCTTCGCCAGACGCTGTTGATAATCCACAAATCGATCAGGATGAGCACGACGGCCAGGCCGATCCAAAAGTACGTGGTTTGCATGGTGCACCTCCAGGTTATGAATCTTTAGGTAGGGTTTACACCAGCAGGGTTCATTATTTTTTAAGCGCTGGCGGCCACACTAAGCAAAGCGGCAACAGTGCCATTATTTCCATACCGCTTACTCTCAAAAGTTATACGAAATGGTATTTTTTCTGATTCGATGTATAAATTCTATTGCGCTTTATGCCGTTTATCGGCATTTCGCAAATCTCTCAAAACGATTTCCAAAACGCGCTGATCGGAACAGATAACCGCTGTATTAATGAGCAACTAGCGAAACGCCAATTCAGTGTGGAAAAACATGGCGGCGGTCGCCAGTCGTAACTGATGCAAGGGGTGGCCCCGCTGCCCCTTCGTTTAAGCCAAAGGAAGACACCATGCGAGCTGCCATTGAACCGCAACGACACGCCCCCCACCGCACCGTCGTCAGTGAACCCCAGCCAGCTGGCAGTGCAAGGACGTCGCCGAAAACGCCGAATTGTTATGAGCGTGTGGAAACCACCGAGCACGCGGAAGCAACTGTCCGCGCTACACAGTCACCACCCGTCTGTGAGCGCGTTAGCTAACCACCGCGCACTTTCCAAAACGTGTTATTCCAATAAGGCATTCATACAACGGCCTAACCCTGAACATTCGTTCATACTGTCTCAGAGGTGCTTATGCCTTTACATGTCATCAACTTCACCGGCCCGGTCAACGCGTCGACCTGTAGCCAGCTCATCGAAAAGGCCTCCTTGGCTGTTCAGCAGAATGCGACCGGCTTGGTTGTTAACATCGCAACCATGGGCGGCGAATGCAGTTACGGTTTTACGATGTACAACTTTCTGCTCGCTCTGCCGATCCCGGTGAATACCCACAACCTGGGGACGGTAGAATCGATGGGCAATATCATCTTCCTGGCGGGCGAGCGCCGAACGGCGTGCGAACACAGCAAGTTTTTGTTCCACCCGTTTCATTGGCATGTGCAGGGCGCCGTCGACCATTCACGAATGTCCGAATACGCCATGAGCCTCGACTATGATTTGCAGCTGTACGCACGCATCGTTGCGCAGCGAACATCGCAAGCCGTGGAAAAGCTCGACACCGAACGGTACTTGATCGCCGCCCCGCGCATTCTTGATCCGCATCAGGCGCTGGCTAGCGGGCTTATCCATGCGATTGAGTTGCCTGTGATCCAGGCGGAACAGGTGTGCGCCTTTATTCATTCCTAGTCGGGTGACGTCGCGTTTTAGTGGTTGGTCTCGGGGGTTGGCCTTGTGACCCAACACAGCTAACCCAGCGTCCTGCCGGGCTAGTCACGCTCCAAAGCCTGCGTTGGGCCAACGTGGTTTAACGGGACGCCTGAGATCAAGATCAAGCAGGTCAAAAGCGCAGCAAGGCGGCCTGAGAGCCGACCTGAGTGGTCCGAGCAAAAACGGATCACAAGCGACACCTGATTGATCGTTCCCTCGCTGCGTGGGAACGATCAGATGTGACTGGTCACTCAAGCATTAATCGGTCAACTGTGGGAGCTGGCTTGCCTGCGATGCAGGCGACTCGGTCCTTCAGTTACACCCAATTGAACCGCACGAACGCCCACTATCCACCATCCGCTCTCTCGATCTAAAAAGAAGATCATTTCGCCCAACTGGATCGATTAAGTCATCGATATTTCAAAGATATACCGTTTGATACCAACGCTTTTTCGGCGGGTCACACAAGTATTGGTACGCGTTACCAAGGTTGGTACCAGGTTCGGCTCCCCTGCGGAATTGCCTATCAAAAGGAGCTACTCGATGAAGGACGCCCGTCATGCAATTCAACCCTACACCCGCACAACTAACCGCCTGCCGCCGTCTCGCAATGGAGCCGAACAAGAAACTCTTGACCCAGGCCAACACACTCAGCCGCGACGCGTTCGACCTCCTGGATCATCCTGATTTCGACAGTGAACGCTTTGATGAGTACCTGCAGCTGCGTCGTAAGTCCGAATCACTTTTTCGCGAAGCGATAGAACACCTCGGCGTGCTCAACAGAGAGTTCCCACCACCGTGTGCTTATTCAATGTCTGAGGGGGCGACAATCGTAACGGCTGAGAAGGAAACAGCGTGATGGACAACTCGCAGCGTGCTTGGGAACTGGCAATGGTGTTGATTGCCAACGGTAAAATCTCATTCGACCCCGCCTACCCGATGGGGTCGGTGAAGATCCTGGCAAAACACCTGCAAGCTCTGGAAGCAGCCTTGCAGGAGCAGCCGTTATTTCAACCCGGATTTTTACCCGAGCGCGGAACGTATGAGCAAGCCCGCCAACCGCAGACCGGCACTGGGTGGGGTTGATTGACCGCTGGGGACCGGCCTGCGCGTGGTTGAGGCAAGTGTTTCGGCTTGCCCATTTGCGCCGAAATGTCAGGTGGCCCACACCCTCTCACATCACTCCCGTGCTGTCTGCGCCAGCCGCTCGACGCGCTAATAAATAGAAGTTGGGCGCTCCCCGCACTCGGATAAGAGCGTTCCGAGCACATTCAAGGACCGAGGCAATGCATAAACTCAAGATCGCTACATTCAATGTCAACGGAATCGCGGCGCGTCTTCCCAATCTGCTGCAATGGCTTGCGAAAGAGCGCCCGGACATCGTCTGCCTGCAAGAGCTGAAGGCACAGGATCACGCGTTCCCTGCAAGCGACCTTGAAGCGGCGGGTTACGGCTCATTGCACCATGGCCAAGCCTCATGGAACGGCGTGGCGATTCTTGCGCGCGATTCCGAACCCCTCTTGATCCATAAAGGCCTGCCTGGGGCTGAAGACGATTCGCAGTCTCGGTACCTGGAAGCAGCGGTACATGGGGTCGTCGTCGGCTGCCTATACCTGCCCAATGGAAACCCGCAGCCAGGGCCCAAGTTTGAATACAAGTTCAAGTGGTTTGAGCAACTGATCGCGCACGCCGAAACACTGCAAGCCAGCAAACACCCTGTGGTCCTCGCGGGCGATTACAACGTGGTGCCCACCGACATTGATATCTACAACACGCGTTCCTGGCTCAAGGATGCGCTTCTTCAACCGCAAAGCCGCGAGTGCTACCAAAGACTCCTAGCCCAAGGCTGGATCGACTCGGTGAGGCACCTGTACCCGGAGGAGCGCGTGTATACGTTCTGGGATTATTTCCGTCAGCACTGGCAGAAGAATTCCGGCCTGCGCATTGACCATCTCCTGTTGAACCCGGTGCTCGCCCCTTTCCTTAAAAACGCGGGCGTGGATGCCTGGGTGCGGGGCGAAGCGCATGCCAGTGATCATGCGCCGACATGGATTGAAATCTCATCGCGAAAGACTCGATCCAAAAGGAACACGAAGCGCAACGCGGGCGACTCACACTCAACGACGCAGCCCTCCGACACGCTCGATGAATACAACCGAAAGCGTGATTTCAATGCAACCTCGGAACCGTCGGGCAGCGCAAAACCGCATAAATCTGCCCCGAAAAAGGCCCGTGAACCGGCTACGCTGCAGTTCTGCATCCAGAAGCACGATGCGACGCGCCTGCATTACGACTTTCGCCTGGAACTCGACGGCACACTGAAGAGTTGGGCGGTGCCCAAGGGCCCTTCGCTGGACCCGAAATCCAAACGCCTGGCCGTGCATGTTGAAGACCATCCTCTCGATTACGCAACATTTGAAGGCACGATCCCGGAGGGCCATTACGGTGCCGGTGACGTCATTGTGTGGGATCGCGGTATCTGGAAGCCGTTATCCGACCCCGCCGAGGCCTATGCCAAAGGCCGGCTGAAATTCGAGCTGCAGGGAGAAAAGCTCGGCGGCGCCTGGAACTTGGTCAAGGCGCATATCCCTGGCAAGCAGGAACAATGGTTTTTGATCAAGCATCAGGACGAATTTGCCCGACCAGAAAGTGAATACGACATCGTCAACACCGAACCCCATAGCGTGCTGAGCGAACGCACTATCGTGCAGAAGAAGTGCTCGGGAAAATCGGCTGATCCC
Coding sequences within it:
- a CDS encoding methyltransferase translates to MADPLLYSTPPISSVQSRADRALLHLGRRLQADDYRFITPTPLTHQRVIARFDNAPASDMRGIFGWSRPFDAQVFETAEWRELQETGIVVKAHGRWCSTVRWSSLGPLLLAHSAFPTEDADSVFFGPDTYRFAGVIDDCLRERFAPIHRAVDIGCGSGAGALLVARARHDAEVLAVDINPRALRLSAVNAELAETPNVSVYHSDVLDSVDGCFDLILANPPYMKDGQQRAYRHGGGELGEALSLRILREALPRLARDGTLLLYTGVAMVDGRDAFLEAARAMLTSDAFGWTYRELDPDVFGEELEKPGYERVERIAAVALTVTRLS
- a CDS encoding iron-containing redox enzyme family protein, which gives rise to MTVFQTLKNASSQWQHEGTLRSQYHSLLTDWDAKTSQQAADFLEAQLERVGPADDAPLPSSPDQLMEWVEHNCTAVAQAYAQYLQGRQQGGDRRYFQNKAHALYFLQCVAPTKHVDGAWLYGLLAHWPDYRYDGLLTTYLEELGDGESAQNHVAIYQRLLAEQGCDGDFDWQDQHFHQGAIQLALGHSAQGHMPEIVGYNLGYEQLPLHLLICAYELTELGIDPYYFSLHVTIDNASSGHARRAVQAVLALMPQGMDATVYWQRVRRGYQLNDLGVGSTAVIQAFALEHELVAMLERKRPFGQHMHSDYCRFEGKTVNQWLSQPGQVRGFLQALQDKGWIKRHQAPEDSRFWQLIDGAGAAMFGVFSGYEKQLLRDWIAGEWCDAKRIPRPRPALPVSPEANATTPDDPEIHALQVALASHNGEQPLALLLPWLRPDRHHRPAGLFATRRFIELRARLR
- a CDS encoding DUF421 domain-containing protein, which codes for MDSVLRAAAIYLVLMVLFKIAGRRSLAELTTFDLVLLMVIGEATQQALLGDDFSLVNAVLVIVTLIAIDIGFSLVKQRSLGFSRLLDGGPTILVEQGRVLHQRLKHARLDEEDILEASRSGQGIVDISQIKFAILERNGKISIIPYDSAEEAMPMNTPSTTPQYDTSEQLPEKDLGQGLSDDERVSREGERNPDSNGNGTRVTPGPEDEKRLKP
- a CDS encoding PLD nuclease N-terminal domain-containing protein, producing MQTTYFWIGLAVVLILIDLWIINSVWRSDNASGSKVGWTAVVVLLPFLGAAIWAIAGPRGVTKGPSSPEHSKG
- a CDS encoding ATP-dependent Clp protease proteolytic subunit; amino-acid sequence: MPLHVINFTGPVNASTCSQLIEKASLAVQQNATGLVVNIATMGGECSYGFTMYNFLLALPIPVNTHNLGTVESMGNIIFLAGERRTACEHSKFLFHPFHWHVQGAVDHSRMSEYAMSLDYDLQLYARIVAQRTSQAVEKLDTERYLIAAPRILDPHQALASGLIHAIELPVIQAEQVCAFIHS